GTCGCTGATTATTCTTGACCTGTTTCTCCCCGATGGTGACGGAAGACACGTGATAAAGCAGCTCCGCGAGGCTGCTGACACGGCGCTAACGCCGATCCTCGTTTTATCTGGCGCGAGTTCCGGGCTAGCGAGAGATGAATGTCTCGATCTTGGTGCAGTCGCGTTCGTTGAGAAACCTTTTGTCCCCGCCGAACTGTTTGAAATCGCCGACCAGATTCTCCACGGAACTCTGGTTCGGCAGACCACGGGCGACTTGTCCGTCGATGAGGAGTCCGATTTGCCTGGTCCTCACACGATCCTGATCGCGGAAGATGATGAACTCACCGCGACGTTGATCAAGGACCGGCTCATTCGCAACGGATTTGAAGTCGTCCACTGCACCAACGGCCAAGAAGCGCTGGAGGTTGCAGAGCGCCAACCGCTGGCATTGGCGATTCTTGACGTGAAGATGCCACGGATGGACGGATTTGAGTTGTTGGCCAAGTTGCGGCAGCTGCCTCACCTGGCGGACACACCGATCATGATGCTGACCGGTATGGGTAGCGAACGCGACGTCGTCCGGGGCTTTGAACTCGGTGCGAATGACTACGTTTTGAAACCCTTCTCACCCGCCGAGTTAGTCGCCCGGATTGATCGACTTCTGGCGCAGTCGTGACCGCTGGAGGTGTGCGGCATGCGCGGGGCTGGCGTGTTGGCGCAGGGTTTGTCTGTCGAGGAGCGACCAAACACGCGTCGAACTGCGTAGGACGCGTCGGACGTAAGTAGCGTGGCGTTTCCGCTGGCGCCATAGCGGCGCTGC
This window of the Acidobacteriota bacterium genome carries:
- a CDS encoding response regulator; this translates as MRELRAAFREGLPPLIEALEGVVSKIASGSSDVEDEARRLAHQLKGSGGSFGYPKVTNAALNVLESSAPAMVEPLESLIALMRRIVSEDASTVTQILVIDDDPLIQQLLVATLRSDSRDVVVAGSLSEAEKVFSQDWSLIILDLFLPDGDGRHVIKQLREAADTALTPILVLSGASSGLARDECLDLGAVAFVEKPFVPAELFEIADQILHGTLVRQTTGDLSVDEESDLPGPHTILIAEDDELTATLIKDRLIRNGFEVVHCTNGQEALEVAERQPLALAILDVKMPRMDGFELLAKLRQLPHLADTPIMMLTGMGSERDVVRGFELGANDYVLKPFSPAELVARIDRLLAQS